From a single Ailuropoda melanoleuca isolate Jingjing chromosome 12, ASM200744v2, whole genome shotgun sequence genomic region:
- the HSD17B14 gene encoding 17-beta-hydroxysteroid dehydrogenase 14 yields the protein MATGTRYAGKVVVVTGGGRGIGAGIVRAFVQSGAQVVICDKDESRGRALEQELAGTVFLLCDVTREEDVRALISETIRRFGRLDCVVNNAGYHPPPQWPEETSAQGFRQLLELNLLGIYTLTKLALPHLRKTKGNVINISSLVGAIGQVQAVPYVATKGAVTAMTKALALDESQYGVRVNCISPGNIWTPLWEELAALSPDPTATVLQGTLAQPLGHMGQPADVGAAAVFLASEANFCTGIDLLVTGGAELGFGRKAIPGTPVEPPIIPS from the exons ATGGCAACGGGAACGCGCTATGCCGGGAAGGTGGTGGTTGTGACCGGGGGCGGGCGAGGCATCGGAGCCGGGATCGTGAGAGCCTTCG TGCAAAGCGGGGCCCAAGTAGTGATCTGTGACAAAGATG AGTCCCGGGGCCGGGCCCTGGAGCAGGAGCTTGCTGGAACTGTCTTTCTCCTCTGTGATGTGACTCGGGAGGAAGATGTGAGG GCCCTCATTTCTGAGACCATCCGACGTTTCGGCCGCCTAGATTGTGTGGTCAACAACGCTGGCTACC ATCCGCCTCCACAGTGGCCGGAGGAGACCTCTGCCCAGGGCTTCAGGCAGCTGCTGGAGCTGAACCTGCTGGGGATATACACCCTGACCAAG cttgccctcccccacctgcgGAAGACCAAGGGGAACGTTATCAACATCTCCAGTCTGGTGGGGGCCATTGGCCAGGTCCAGGCAGTTCCTTATGTGGCCACCAAG GGGGCAGTAACAGCCATGACCAAAGCCTTGGCCCTGGACGAGAGTCAATATGGCGTCCGGGTCAACTG TATTTCCCCAGGAAACATCTGGACCCCACTGTGGGAGGAGCTGGCAGCCTTATCGCCTGACCCCACTGCCACAGTCCTACAGGGCACATTGGCCCAG cccctgggccaCATGGGCCAGCCAGCTGACGTGGGGGCTGCTGCCGTGTTCCTAGCCTCCGAAGCCAACTTCTGCACCGGGATTGATCTGCTTGTGACCGGGggtgcagagctggggtttgggcGCAAGGCCATTCCGGGCACCCCCGTGGAGCCCCCCATCATCCCTTCCTGA
- the BCAT2 gene encoding branched-chain-amino-acid aminotransferase, mitochondrial isoform X2 produces the protein MAAAAAALGKIWARKLLPVSWLLCGPRRYASSNFKAADLQLEMTQEPHQKPDPSKPLVFGKTFTDHMLMVEWKEEEGWGQPRIQPFQNLTLHPACSGLHYSMQLFEGMKAFKGSDQRVRLFRPWLNMDRMLRSAVRLCLPSFDKVELLECIRRLVEVDKDWVPGGNNSSLYVRPVLIGNEPSLGVSRSSQALLFVILCPVGAYFPGDAVDPVSLLADPAFIRAWIGGVGDFKLGGNYGPTVLVQQEAKKRGCEQVLWLYGPDHQLTEVGTMNIFIYWTHEDGVLELVTPSLDGIILPGVVRQSLLDLARTWGEFRVAERKVTMKELLRALEEGRVREVFGSGTACQVCPVHQILYQGKHLHIPTMENGPELILRFLKELKAIQYGAGAHEWMLPV, from the exons ATGGCCGCGGCCGCGGCCGCGCTGGGAAAG ATTTGGGCCCGAAAACTCCTCCCTGTCTCTTGGCTTCTGTGTGGCCCCAGAAGATATGCCTCATCCAACTTCAAG GCTGCAGACCTGCAGCTGGAAATGACGCAGGAGCCTCATCAGAAGCCTGACCCCAGCAAGCCCCTGGTGTTTGGGAAGACATTCACGGACCACATGCTGATGGTggaatggaaggaggaggagggctggggccaGCCCCGTATCCAGCCCTTCCAGAACCTCACGCTGCACCCCGCCTGCTCCGGCCTCCACTACTCGATGCAG CTCTTTGAGGGCATGAAGGCGTTCAAAGGCAGCGACCAGCGCGTGCGCCTCTTCCGACCCTGGCTCAACATGGACAGGATGCTGCGCTCGGCCGTGCGCCTCTGCCTGCCG AGTTTTGACAAGGTCGAGTTGCTCGAGTGTATCCGCCGGCTGGTGGAAGTGGACAAGGACTGGGTCCCCGGGGGCAACAACAGCAGCCTCTACGTCCGGCCTGTGCTCATCGGGAACGAG CCCTCGCTAGGCGTCTCCCGTTCCTCGCAAGCGCTCCTGTTTGTCATTCTGTGCCCCGTGGGCGCATACTTCCCCGGAGACGCCGTGGACCCTGTCTCCCTCCTGGCCGACCCAGCCTTCATCAGGGCCTGGATAGGTGGGGTCGGTGACTTCAAGCTGGGGGG GAACTACGGGCCCACCGTGTTGGTGCAGCAGGAGGCGAAAAAGAGGGGCTGTGAGCAGGTGCTCTGGCTGTATGGGCCCGACCACCAGCTCACCGAGGTGGGCACCATGAACATCTTCATCTACTGGACCCACGAGGATGGGG TGCTGGAACTGGTGACCCCCTCGCTGGACGGTATCATCCTGCCTGGAGTGGTCAGACAGAGTCTGCTGGACCTGGCTAGGACCTGG GGTGAGTTCCGGGTCGCAGAGCGCAAGGTCACCATGAAGGAGCTGTTGCGGGCGCTGGAGGAGGGCCGCGTTCGGGAAGTCTTCGGCTCGGGCACCGCTTGCCAGGTCTGCCCTGTGCACCAGATCCTGTACCAAGGCAAG CACTTGCACATTCCCACCATGGAAAACGGGCCTGAGCTTATCCTCCGCTTCCTGAAGGAGCTGAAGGCGATCCAG
- the BCAT2 gene encoding branched-chain-amino-acid aminotransferase, mitochondrial isoform X1, whose translation MAAAAAALGKIWARKLLPVSWLLCGPRRYASSNFKAADLQLEMTQEPHQKPDPSKPLVFGKTFTDHMLMVEWKEEEGWGQPRIQPFQNLTLHPACSGLHYSMQLFEGMKAFKGSDQRVRLFRPWLNMDRMLRSAVRLCLPSFDKVELLECIRRLVEVDKDWVPGGNNSSLYVRPVLIGNEPSLGVSRSSQALLFVILCPVGAYFPGDAVDPVSLLADPAFIRAWIGGVGDFKLGGNYGPTVLVQQEAKKRGCEQVLWLYGPDHQLTEVGTMNIFIYWTHEDGVLELVTPSLDGIILPGVVRQSLLDLARTWGEFRVAERKVTMKELLRALEEGRVREVFGSGTACQVCPVHQILYQGKHLHIPTMENGPELILRFLKELKAIQGPVGLWARSPRAEPLEPPAFPLA comes from the exons ATGGCCGCGGCCGCGGCCGCGCTGGGAAAG ATTTGGGCCCGAAAACTCCTCCCTGTCTCTTGGCTTCTGTGTGGCCCCAGAAGATATGCCTCATCCAACTTCAAG GCTGCAGACCTGCAGCTGGAAATGACGCAGGAGCCTCATCAGAAGCCTGACCCCAGCAAGCCCCTGGTGTTTGGGAAGACATTCACGGACCACATGCTGATGGTggaatggaaggaggaggagggctggggccaGCCCCGTATCCAGCCCTTCCAGAACCTCACGCTGCACCCCGCCTGCTCCGGCCTCCACTACTCGATGCAG CTCTTTGAGGGCATGAAGGCGTTCAAAGGCAGCGACCAGCGCGTGCGCCTCTTCCGACCCTGGCTCAACATGGACAGGATGCTGCGCTCGGCCGTGCGCCTCTGCCTGCCG AGTTTTGACAAGGTCGAGTTGCTCGAGTGTATCCGCCGGCTGGTGGAAGTGGACAAGGACTGGGTCCCCGGGGGCAACAACAGCAGCCTCTACGTCCGGCCTGTGCTCATCGGGAACGAG CCCTCGCTAGGCGTCTCCCGTTCCTCGCAAGCGCTCCTGTTTGTCATTCTGTGCCCCGTGGGCGCATACTTCCCCGGAGACGCCGTGGACCCTGTCTCCCTCCTGGCCGACCCAGCCTTCATCAGGGCCTGGATAGGTGGGGTCGGTGACTTCAAGCTGGGGGG GAACTACGGGCCCACCGTGTTGGTGCAGCAGGAGGCGAAAAAGAGGGGCTGTGAGCAGGTGCTCTGGCTGTATGGGCCCGACCACCAGCTCACCGAGGTGGGCACCATGAACATCTTCATCTACTGGACCCACGAGGATGGGG TGCTGGAACTGGTGACCCCCTCGCTGGACGGTATCATCCTGCCTGGAGTGGTCAGACAGAGTCTGCTGGACCTGGCTAGGACCTGG GGTGAGTTCCGGGTCGCAGAGCGCAAGGTCACCATGAAGGAGCTGTTGCGGGCGCTGGAGGAGGGCCGCGTTCGGGAAGTCTTCGGCTCGGGCACCGCTTGCCAGGTCTGCCCTGTGCACCAGATCCTGTACCAAGGCAAG CACTTGCACATTCCCACCATGGAAAACGGGCCTGAGCTTATCCTCCGCTTCCTGAAGGAGCTGAAGGCGATCCAG GGGCCTGTGGGACTTTGGGCCAGAAGCCCCCGAGCAGAGCCTCTGGAGCCCCCGGCTTTCCCTTTGGCCTGA